In Paenibacillus ihbetae, the following are encoded in one genomic region:
- a CDS encoding Hsp20/alpha crystallin family protein has translation MFDMIPFGKRREDSISQLMKSFNDVFSNDFFAPFKGSAAMSFKTDIRETENAYLVEAELPGFHKDDIEIRYEEPYLTIKAVRKEASNVEDSDQNIIRRERSYGEYVRHFHVQHIDEDGITASLKNGVLKLEIPKQPNTRAKRIQIRDDM, from the coding sequence ATGTTTGATATGATTCCTTTTGGAAAACGCAGAGAGGACTCCATCAGCCAGCTGATGAAGTCATTCAATGATGTGTTTAGCAACGACTTTTTTGCACCGTTCAAGGGTTCGGCGGCGATGTCCTTTAAAACCGATATCCGTGAGACGGAGAATGCTTATCTGGTTGAAGCGGAATTGCCCGGATTCCATAAAGACGACATTGAAATCCGCTACGAGGAGCCTTACCTGACGATTAAAGCCGTGCGCAAGGAAGCTAGCAACGTGGAGGATTCGGATCAAAATATCATCCGGAGAGAGCGCAGCTACGGCGAATACGTACGCCACTTCCATGTTCAGCATATTGACGAGGACGGCATCACCGCATCGTTGAAGAACGGAGTGCTGAAGCTGGAGATCCCGAAACAGCCGAACACTCGCGCCAAGCGGATCCAAATCCGGGATGACATGTAA